From Nocardioides daedukensis, the proteins below share one genomic window:
- a CDS encoding acyl-CoA dehydrogenase family protein: protein MNQWNTPERQALRESVTRFTEREIVPNIAQWEDDGELPRSLSKAAAAAGILGVGFSEEVGGEGGNAIDTAIVTEAIIEAGGSSGVIASLFTHGIAAPHIIDSKNADLIERFVKPSMSGDLIGSLGVTEPGGGSDVANITTRAVRDGDHYVVNGAKTFITSGVRGDFVTTAVRTGGEGFGGVSLLVIEKGTPGFEVARPLRKMGWHCSDTAELSFTDVRVPVSNLVGEENGGFLLLMQQFVNERLGLALQGHATAQRALDLAAKYARERETFGKPLASRQVIRHKLVEMHRRTAAARTVTRAAIEKSLTTPVTDPDMIIDALMAKNTAVEAVEWVVSESVQIHGGMGYMRESEIDRHYRDARIIGIGGGATEVLTDLASKLLGY, encoded by the coding sequence ATGAACCAGTGGAACACCCCCGAACGCCAGGCGCTGCGCGAGAGCGTGACTCGCTTCACCGAGCGTGAGATCGTCCCGAACATCGCCCAGTGGGAGGACGACGGCGAGCTGCCGCGCAGCCTGAGCAAGGCCGCGGCCGCCGCCGGCATCCTCGGCGTGGGCTTCAGCGAGGAGGTCGGCGGAGAGGGCGGCAACGCCATCGACACCGCCATCGTCACCGAGGCCATCATCGAAGCGGGCGGCAGCTCCGGCGTGATCGCCTCGCTGTTCACCCACGGCATCGCCGCGCCGCACATCATCGACAGCAAGAACGCCGACCTGATCGAGCGCTTCGTGAAGCCGTCGATGTCCGGCGACCTGATCGGCTCGCTCGGCGTCACCGAGCCCGGTGGCGGCAGCGACGTCGCCAACATCACCACCCGCGCCGTGCGCGACGGTGACCACTACGTGGTGAACGGCGCCAAGACCTTCATCACCTCGGGCGTGCGTGGCGACTTCGTCACCACCGCCGTGCGCACCGGCGGCGAGGGCTTCGGCGGCGTCAGCCTGCTGGTGATCGAGAAGGGCACCCCCGGCTTCGAGGTGGCCCGCCCGCTGCGCAAGATGGGCTGGCACTGCTCCGACACCGCCGAGCTCAGCTTCACCGACGTCCGGGTCCCGGTCAGCAACCTGGTCGGCGAGGAGAACGGCGGCTTCCTGTTGCTCATGCAGCAGTTCGTCAACGAGCGCCTCGGCCTCGCGCTGCAGGGCCACGCCACAGCCCAGCGCGCCCTCGACCTGGCCGCGAAGTATGCCCGTGAGCGGGAGACCTTCGGCAAGCCGCTGGCCAGCCGCCAGGTGATCCGGCACAAGCTGGTCGAGATGCACCGGCGCACCGCCGCCGCGCGCACCGTCACCCGCGCCGCGATCGAGAAGTCCCTGACCACTCCGGTCACCGACCCGGACATGATCATCGACGCGCTGATGGCGAAGAACACCGCGGTCGAGGCCGTCGAATGGGTGGTCAGCGAGTCCGTCCAGATCCACGGCGGAATGGGCTACATGCGCGAGTCCGAGATCGACCGGCACTACCGCGACGCCCGCATCATCGGCATCGGTGGCGGCGCCACCGAGGTGCTCACCGACCTGGCGTCGAAGCTGCTCGGCTACTGA
- a CDS encoding VanZ family protein, translated as MRRLLAVVFAVYVAAAAYLVFWPQPDTPAGAVLDLHTLLGRVGITFISGLVIEFVLNVALFVPLTLLGVLLWPRISPMHWLLTGVAATFLIEFLQYAALPDRSATLIDIVANSLGALIGIDLGLRLRWLHERQVRTKESPAQPGGPNGLGPGATARPGR; from the coding sequence ATGCGTCGCCTCCTTGCCGTCGTCTTCGCGGTCTACGTCGCCGCGGCGGCGTACCTGGTCTTCTGGCCCCAGCCGGACACCCCGGCCGGCGCGGTGCTGGACCTGCACACCCTGCTGGGCCGGGTGGGCATCACCTTCATCAGCGGCCTGGTCATCGAGTTCGTGCTCAACGTGGCACTGTTCGTTCCGCTGACCCTGCTCGGCGTACTCCTCTGGCCGCGGATCAGCCCGATGCACTGGCTGCTCACCGGAGTCGCGGCGACCTTCCTGATCGAGTTCCTGCAGTACGCCGCGCTGCCCGACCGGTCGGCGACGCTGATCGACATCGTCGCCAACTCACTCGGTGCACTGATCGGCATCGACCTGGGCCTGCGGTTGAGGTGGCTCCACGAGCGCCAGGTCAGGACGAAGGAGAGCCCTGCGCAGCCGGGGGGACCGAACGGTCTCGGGCCTGGCGCCACAGCCAGACCAGGCCGATGA
- a CDS encoding xanthine dehydrogenase family protein molybdopterin-binding subunit, with product MSEQKTRPVRINAIGDRLARVDAVEKVTGRATYAVEHQAPEVTDPLHVWLVQSTIAKGRVTFVDSAAALEHPGVVSVIDHTAAPRLVDTSDRELAILQDDRVGFHGQIVALVLAETPEAARQGAALVEVSYDQEPHEAELTEHNATEAPEKVNAEAATDTDEGDVDAALADAEVLLEQTYRTPYEHNNPMEPHATTAWWTHEGDRPLLSMFDSSQGVHGVAQTLAPLWGLETDQIRVRAPYVGGGFGSKGVAHAHVMAAAMAARTTEGRPVRLAVTRQQMFDLTGYRTATIQHVRLGAAADGTLSAIHHAVQEQTSAIKEFAEQTAVPARMMYAAPHRRTSHRLARLDVAVPSWMRAPGEMPGMFVHEVAMDELAEACGIDPIVLRERNEPELDPETGKPFNDRRLLDCLHRGAERFGWADRPPTPRATLDGDWWVGIGVASATYPANKMPGNTARVRSLGDGRYGVAIGGVDIGTGARTVLTQIAADALDVSTADVELELGDSSLPAATVAGGSSGTSSWGTAIAAAAQLFRADHGSDPDPGLETTASAADAAVADDKAYHSFGAVFAEARVNRWTGEIRVPRLLGVYSVGRVVNPTTARSQFLGGLVMGLSAALFEEGYRDPRFGHTVTRDLATYHVAAHADVLDVDAEWLDESDDEFTPMGSRGIGEIGIVGTSAAVANATHHATGVRVRSFPVTADAFLDV from the coding sequence ATGAGCGAGCAGAAGACCCGACCCGTGCGGATCAACGCGATCGGGGACCGGCTGGCCCGGGTCGATGCCGTCGAGAAGGTGACCGGCCGGGCGACGTACGCCGTGGAGCACCAGGCCCCGGAGGTCACCGACCCGCTGCACGTGTGGCTGGTGCAGTCGACGATCGCCAAGGGGCGCGTCACCTTCGTCGACAGCGCAGCCGCCCTGGAGCACCCCGGCGTCGTTTCGGTGATCGACCACACCGCTGCCCCGCGACTGGTCGACACCTCCGATCGGGAGCTGGCGATCCTGCAGGACGACCGGGTCGGCTTCCACGGGCAGATCGTGGCGCTGGTGCTGGCCGAGACGCCGGAGGCCGCGCGTCAGGGCGCCGCACTCGTCGAGGTCTCCTATGACCAGGAGCCGCACGAGGCCGAGCTGACCGAGCACAACGCGACCGAGGCGCCGGAGAAGGTCAATGCGGAGGCGGCCACCGACACCGACGAGGGCGACGTGGATGCCGCGCTCGCCGACGCGGAGGTGCTCCTCGAGCAGACCTACCGCACGCCGTATGAGCACAACAACCCGATGGAGCCGCACGCCACCACCGCCTGGTGGACCCACGAGGGCGACCGGCCGCTGCTGTCGATGTTCGACTCCAGCCAGGGCGTGCACGGCGTCGCCCAGACACTGGCCCCTCTGTGGGGCCTGGAGACCGACCAGATCCGGGTCCGCGCGCCGTACGTCGGCGGCGGCTTCGGCAGCAAGGGCGTCGCGCACGCACACGTGATGGCCGCTGCGATGGCTGCCCGCACCACCGAGGGCCGACCGGTGCGCCTGGCCGTCACCCGGCAGCAGATGTTCGACCTCACCGGCTACCGCACCGCGACCATCCAGCACGTCCGGCTCGGCGCCGCCGCCGACGGCACCCTGAGCGCGATCCACCACGCGGTGCAGGAGCAGACCTCCGCGATCAAGGAGTTCGCCGAGCAGACCGCCGTGCCGGCGCGGATGATGTACGCCGCGCCCCACCGGCGCACCAGCCACCGGCTCGCCCGCCTCGACGTGGCCGTCCCGTCCTGGATGCGCGCGCCCGGCGAGATGCCGGGAATGTTCGTCCACGAGGTGGCCATGGACGAGCTCGCCGAGGCGTGTGGCATCGACCCGATCGTGCTGCGTGAGCGCAACGAACCCGAGCTCGACCCCGAGACCGGCAAGCCGTTCAACGACCGCAGGCTGCTCGACTGCCTGCACCGCGGGGCGGAGCGGTTCGGCTGGGCCGACCGGCCACCAACACCACGGGCAACGCTCGACGGGGACTGGTGGGTCGGCATCGGCGTCGCCTCCGCGACGTACCCGGCGAACAAGATGCCCGGGAACACCGCACGCGTGCGCTCACTGGGCGATGGGCGCTACGGCGTCGCCATCGGCGGCGTCGACATCGGCACCGGCGCCCGCACCGTGCTGACCCAGATCGCGGCCGACGCGTTGGACGTGTCCACAGCGGACGTGGAGCTTGAGCTCGGGGACAGCAGCCTTCCCGCGGCGACGGTGGCGGGCGGATCCTCCGGCACCAGCTCGTGGGGCACCGCGATCGCCGCGGCGGCGCAGCTGTTCCGTGCCGACCATGGCTCCGATCCGGACCCCGGGCTGGAGACGACCGCCTCCGCGGCGGACGCCGCCGTGGCTGACGACAAGGCCTACCACTCGTTCGGCGCCGTCTTCGCCGAGGCGCGGGTGAACCGGTGGACCGGCGAGATCAGGGTGCCGCGCCTGCTGGGTGTCTATTCGGTCGGCCGGGTGGTGAACCCGACCACCGCGCGTTCCCAGTTCCTCGGCGGGTTGGTGATGGGTCTGTCGGCAGCACTCTTCGAGGAGGGTTATCGGGACCCGCGGTTCGGGCACACCGTCACTCGCGACCTGGCGACCTATCACGTGGCCGCGCACGCCGACGTCCTCGACGTGGACGCGGAGTGGCTCGACGAGTCCGACGACGAGTTCACCCCGATGGGCTCACGTGGCATCGGGGAGATCGGCATCGTCGGCACGTCGGCGGCTGTCGCCAACGCGACCCACCACGCCACCGGGGTGCGGGTCCGTTCCTTCCCGGTCACCGCGGACGCGTTCCTGGACGTCTGA
- a CDS encoding FAD binding domain-containing protein: MREFDYVLATSPAHAVETVAGNPDARFLGGGTNLVDHLKLGVTSPDTLVDVSRLPFDEIEECSDGAGLRIGTNVPNSDLAAHPVIRSRFPAVARALLAGASGQIRNQATTGGNLLQRTRCVYFQDVTTPCNKRELGSGCSALEGYGRYNAILGASSDCVATHPSDLAVALAALDAAVVVQDGRGRRRVPIEELHRLPGDRPDLDTTLEHGDLIVAIELPYSQIATRSTYRKVRDRASFAFALVSVAAAIEMDGDRVGDVRIAWGGVAHKPWRAHRAEAELIGRPLTEEAVRAAVDVELADARTGEESAYKIPMLRNTTAVTLTRLAQEAR; this comes from the coding sequence ATGAGGGAGTTCGACTACGTCCTCGCGACCTCCCCCGCCCACGCCGTGGAGACGGTCGCCGGCAATCCGGACGCCCGCTTCCTCGGCGGCGGCACCAACCTCGTCGACCACCTCAAGCTCGGCGTCACCTCCCCCGACACCCTGGTCGACGTCAGCCGCCTGCCATTCGACGAGATCGAGGAGTGCAGCGACGGCGCCGGCCTGCGGATCGGCACCAACGTCCCCAACAGCGACCTGGCCGCCCACCCGGTGATCAGGAGCCGCTTCCCCGCCGTGGCCCGGGCGCTGCTCGCCGGCGCCTCGGGGCAGATCCGCAACCAGGCCACCACCGGCGGCAACCTGCTGCAACGGACCCGCTGCGTCTATTTCCAGGACGTCACCACGCCGTGCAACAAGCGAGAACTCGGCAGCGGATGCTCAGCGCTCGAGGGCTACGGCCGCTACAACGCGATCCTCGGGGCCAGCTCGGACTGCGTGGCCACCCACCCCTCCGACCTCGCCGTCGCCCTGGCGGCACTGGACGCGGCGGTGGTGGTGCAGGACGGCCGTGGTCGGCGCAGGGTGCCGATCGAGGAGCTGCACCGGTTGCCGGGTGACCGTCCCGACCTGGACACCACCCTCGAGCACGGAGACCTGATCGTCGCGATCGAGCTGCCCTATTCACAGATCGCCACCCGTTCCACCTATCGCAAGGTCCGTGATCGGGCGTCCTTCGCCTTCGCCCTGGTCTCCGTGGCCGCAGCCATCGAGATGGACGGCGACCGGGTCGGCGACGTCCGGATCGCCTGGGGAGGGGTCGCACACAAGCCGTGGCGCGCGCACCGCGCCGAGGCCGAGCTGATCGGGCGCCCACTCACCGAGGAGGCCGTCCGCGCGGCGGTCGACGTCGAGCTGGCGGACGCCCGGACCGGTGAGGAGTCGGCGTACAAGATTCCGATGCTCCGCAACACCACCGCCGTGACCCTGACCCGGCTGGCGCAGGAGGCACGATGA
- a CDS encoding 2Fe-2S iron-sulfur cluster-binding protein, whose amino-acid sequence MSLTVDGTARSLRVDTRTTLLDALREQLGITSPKKGCDHGQCGSCTVLLDGRRHLTCLALAVAYDGVDVVTADGLAGNDLHPVQQAFIKHDGLQCGYCTPGQVCSAVGVLREAEQGMPSHVTEDLTPQDTEAGEGVELTDEEIRERMSGNLCRCGAYVGILDAVREAAGQGEPEREAAGR is encoded by the coding sequence GTGAGCCTCACCGTCGACGGCACCGCACGGTCACTGCGCGTCGACACCCGGACCACCCTGCTGGACGCACTGCGCGAACAGCTGGGCATCACGTCGCCGAAGAAGGGCTGCGACCACGGTCAGTGCGGCTCCTGCACCGTGCTGCTCGACGGTCGCCGACACCTGACCTGCCTGGCCCTGGCGGTGGCGTACGACGGAGTCGATGTCGTCACCGCTGACGGCTTGGCCGGCAACGATCTGCACCCGGTCCAGCAGGCGTTCATCAAGCACGACGGACTCCAGTGCGGGTATTGCACGCCCGGCCAGGTCTGCTCGGCGGTCGGCGTCCTGCGCGAGGCGGAGCAGGGGATGCCCAGCCACGTGACCGAGGACCTGACGCCCCAGGACACCGAGGCTGGGGAGGGCGTCGAGCTGACGGACGAGGAGATCCGCGAGCGGATGAGCGGCAACCTGTGCCGCTGCGGGGCGTACGTCGGCATCCTCGACGCCGTCCGTGAGGCGGCCGGACAAGGGGAGCCCGAACGAGAGGCGGCTGGCCGATGA